The region CCACCTTGAAGTAAAAAAGCTTTTCCTCTAGAAACATCAGCTAATTGACTTTTTAATCTTCTTGCTTCTTCTGCAAAAATTAATGGAGGATAAGTTGCTAACTCTTTCTCAACTTTTGTTAATTTTTCTAAATCATCATATATTGGTTGTTGTTTTATTGGAAAGTTTCTCCAACTATCTGGATTCCAATTATTCATATTTTAAGCCTTATTTTTTAAATAGTTGTAGATTTTATCTAAAATTATCTTAAGTATTAAAAGTGTAACAAGAAAGGTTACTTCCAAGTTACACTTAAATTTAATCTTTTTGTAGTTTGTTAAGTAAGTCTTTAAAAGAGTCTTTAAAAGCTGCTAATCCATCTTCTAAAAGTTTTGCATAATTACTTTTCATATCAATTTTATTATCAGCTAAAGTTTTAAAATATTTATCACAAACCTCTTCAGATGGGATTTCACTTGGTTCAGTTTGTCCATTTTCTAACCACTCATCAATAGTGGCTAGTGGAGCTGTATTTACAGAATTTGGATAAAGAAGTTTATCAATATAATAACTACCTTCTAAATCATCACCTTTTACTCCCGTACTAGCGAATAGTGTTCTGATATTTGTGTTTTCAAACTTTTCTATTTCGTGGTAACACTTAGTTGCATTCATAACACCTAATTGACCCTTTTTTAATCCTTTTGCAAAAAGTTCTGAATCACATAGTCTATCTAATCTTGAAACAAAAATAGAGATTACAGCTTTTGTATCTTTATTTGAAAGTTTTATCCCTTCATCTAAAGCCTTTGCACAAGAAATTGCTTGTTCAGGAGAAAAAATCAATGTAGCATTTACATTAATTCCTTGAGAAGTTAATTCTTTCATTGCTTCATATCCTGCATTAGTTGCAGGAACTTTTATCATAACATTTTCTGAACTAATTAAAGAATTAAGTCTAATCCCTTCTTCAATAGTACCTTGTGTATCATCGCAAAGCTCTGGATCAACTTCTATTGATATAAATCCATCATCTTGATTTTCTATATATAAATCATTTAAAAGTTCTGCTGCTCTTTTTATATCTGTAATTGCCAACTCTTCATAAATTGTTTTTGCTTCATTAGCTTGTAACATTTGAAGTTGCTGACCATATGCTACTGAATTAGAGATTGAAGATTCAAAAATTGCAGGGTTTGAAGTCGCCCCATAAATAATCTTCTCTTCAATTAGTTTTTTAAATCTATTCTCTAAAAAATCTCTTTCTATAAAATCACACCAAAGTGAAAAATTTATATCTTCTTTTAAACTCATACTTATATCCTTAAATATATTCTAATATTTTAGTCAAATCCTTTTCATCAACAATAATATTAGCTTCTTTTTTCAAAATCTCTCTTCCACAAAATGCAACTCTTTTATCTGCATATGGAAACATAGAGACATCATTTGCTCCATCCCCCGCAACAAGTGTATTCTCTTTTGATACTCCTAGTAAAGATTGAACTCTTTGAATCATATCCCCTTTTGAAAATCCAAACATCATATCTCCACCAACAAGACCTGTTAATATTCCATCTTTTTCATGTAAAATATTAGAAAAATCTGCATCAAGCTTTAATTTTTCTTTTGCTGGTGTTGTACCAATTCTAAAACCACCTGAAAAACAAACTACTTTATAACCATTCTCTTTTAATTTCGCAATTGTTTCAAAAGCTCCTGGCATAAGTGGTAAATCTTTACATATATCTACAGCCTTTGAATACTCTAAACCTTTTAGTAAAGATACTCTTTCAACTAATGATTCAAAAAAATCTAACTCTCCAGCCATTGCTTGTTCTGTAATAGCTGCAACTTTTTCTTCTAAACCTAAAGGTTTTGCTAAAAAGTCAATAGTTTCACCATCCATAAGTGTTGAATCAAAATCAAAAACTGCTAATTTCATGCCTATTTTTCCTAGTTTTATTTTTTTAAGGCTATAATATTATCTAAATTTAACTAAAGGTAGCTGATTGAAACTTGCATCTATTGATATTGGACTTAAAAGAATAGGTATGGCAATATCCCTACACAATGATATAGTAACCCCTATTCCTGCTGTTTTAAGAAAAAATAGAAATCAAGCTTCAAATGATGTTTTAAAAGTTTTAAAAGAATGGGAAATTGAAAAACTAATTGTCGGCTTTCCAAGTGCAAGTGAAGATATGCAAAAAAGAGTTAAACACTTTACTAAACTATTAGAACTAAATATCCCCTATGAGTTCCAAGAAGAGAATATGAGTTCTATCGAAGCAGAAGAGCTTATTAAAGGCGATATAAAATATAAAAGAGATGGGAGAGTTGATTCTCTTGCTGCTAAAATTATTCTTGAAAGATACTTATCTAAATAGCTATTTTTTAATATTATATACCACTGCTACAGCTATACCCTCATCATGAGTAATAGATAGATGGGACTTTTTGATTTTAAACTTTTTTCTAATCTGCTTTGAATACTTTAGTTTTGGAGCACCTAATTTATTCTTTTTAATTTTAATATCACGAAAAGAGCACTCTCTTCCAATACCTGTACCTATTGCTTTACTAGCAGCCTCTTTTGCTGCCCAAAATCCAGCAGCAGTACTTGATGACTTCACAAGTGCAATCTCTTCTTCATCTAAGAACCTTGCATATGCCTTTTGGCCAAATTTTTCATACATCTTTTCAATTCTTTGAATTGAAGCTATATCTATACCTATCATTTTTAACCTATCTACTTGTATAATACGCTCATGAAACTATTTATGAACAAATTATTATATCTTATTATCATGCTTTTTATAATAAGCTTAATATCATTTTTAGCTATCAATCTAGCACCTAATTCTTTTTTTGCTAGTGGAGAGTTGAATCCAAATATTACGCCTGAATCAATTGAACAATTAAAAGCAGTATATGGACTTGATAAACCATTATATATACAATTTTTTTCATGGCTAACTGCTTTATTACATTTAGATTTTGGTATATCTTTTGCAAGTGGGAAAATGGTAAAAGAGGAGATATTAGATAGAATTCCAATTACACTTACCATAAATATTATCTCTATGTTTTTAATTTTTGTTATATCACTATATTTAGGAATACAAGCTGCACTTAAGAAGGATTCAAAACTTGATAAGTTTGTAGGACAATTATCACTTTTAAGTTTTTCAATGCCATCTTTTTACCTTGCTCTATTATTAGTTATGATATTTTCAATCTATTTTGAAATTTTACCAATAGCAGGATTACATTCTGTACCAAATGATGGAAGTTTAACTTACTATTTAGATTTTGCTTGGCATTTAATTTTACCTATTTTTATAATAACATTTGGTGGAATTGGAAGTTTAATTTTATATATTAGGTCTTTAACTATAGAGATACTTAAATCTGATTACATATTTTTTGCAAAATCGAGAGGTTTAAGTAAAAAAACAATATTAAGATATTATATTTTGCCAAATTTATATCCACCGGTAATCACTCTTTTGGGACTTTCTTTACCGGGAATTATTGGTGGTAGTGTAATTTTAGAAACTATCTTTTCTATTGATGGAATGGGTTTATTATTTTATCAAAGTGCTTTAAGTCATGATTATCCAGTTATTATGGGAATATTAATAATTGGTGCTTTTTTAACACTTTTAGGAAATATGTTAGCAGATTTAATTCTGCTAAAACTAAACCCTAATTATGATGAAAACTAGACTTTACTTTTTTAAATGGAATTTATTTCCATGTATAAAAGAAGTTAAAAAAGATTATAAGGAATTTTTTTGAAGATTTTAAAAACTATTGAAGAACTACAAGAGGTTCGAAAAAATATTTTAGGAACTGTTGGTTTTGTTCCTACAATGGGAGCTCTACATGATGGACATATCTCATTAATAAAACAAGCTAGAAATGAAAATGACACAGTATTTGTATCTATTTTTGTAAATCCCACTCAGTTTTTACCAGGTGAGGATTTAGATGCTTATCCAAGACGTGAAGAAGCAGATAAAAAAATATGTGAAATGTGTAAAGTTGATTATCTTTTTATGCCAGAAATCAACTCTATGTATACAGAAGAAGAGGTATTAATTAAGGCTCCAAATAAAAGCTATATGTTGGAAGGAAAAGCAAGACCAGGACACTTTGATGGTGTTTTACAAGTTGTTCTTAAACTCTTTGGATTAGTACAACCAACAAATGCCTACTTTGGGAAAAAAGATGCACAACAACTTTCATTAATTCAACAAATGGTAAAAAATCTATTTTTACCAATTAATATTGTACCTTGTGCTATTGTAAGAGAGAGTGATGGCTTAGCAAAAAGTTCAAGAAATGTTTATCTTACACCTGAACAAAGAAAAGATGCTTTACTTATCTCAAAATCTCTATACTCAGCAGCAAACTTAATAGGTAAAAAAGAAACCAATATTGAAACTATAAAAAATAGAATGTATGAAGTTATGGAACCTTTAGATGTAGAATATATAGAGATTGTAAGTAGAGAGTTTGATAAGTTAAAAAGTATAGAGATAGGAAATACAATCATTTTAGTTGTGGCAAGATTTGGTAATACTAGACTTCTTGACAATATTTGGTTATAAATTTTACAATTCTTTTAGAATATGTTAAAATTCGCAAAATTTAAATGAAAGATAAAAATATATGAAATTTAGTGAAAATAAACCTTCAAAATCACTACACTTAGTAAGTCTTGGTTGTACAAAAAATCTTGTAGATTCTGAGATAATGTTAGGAAAATTAAAAGAGTATAAAATTACTAATGAACCAGAAAATGCTGATGTAATTATTGTAAATACCTGTGGATTTATAGATAGTGCAAAAGAAGAGAGCATAAATACAATTTTAACACTTCATGATGAAAGAAAAGAAGAATCTGTTTTAGTTATGGCTGGATGCTTAAGTGAGAGATACAAAGAGGAGTTGCAAAAAGAACTTCCAGAAATTGATATCTTTACAGGTGTTGGAGATTATGACAAAATTGATAAACTTGTAGAAGAAAAAAGAAGTTTTTTTACCGATGAAGTTTTTTTATTAAATGAAGAGAATGATAGAGTTATTACAGGATCTTCATATCATGCATACATAAAACTAAGCGAAGGGTGTAATCAAAGTTGTTCATTTTGTGCTATTCCAAGCTTCAAAGGGAAGCTTCATTCAAGAACACTTGAATCTTTAGTTAAAGAGGTTAAAAATCTAGTTAAAAATGGTTATACAGATTTTTCTTTTGTTTCGCAAGATTCTTCATCTTATTTAAGAGATTTAAACATAAAAGATGGACTTGAAAAACTAATAGAAGAGGTTGAAAAAATTGAAGGGGTAAAAACGGCTAGAATACTTTATTTATACCCCTCAACTACAACTTTAAGTTTGATTGAAAAAATAAAAAATTCAGATATATTTGAAAACTATTTTGATATGCCTTTACAACATATTTCAGCCAATCTTCTTAAAATTATGAAAAGAGGTAAAGGTGTTGAGAAGCTAAAAGAATTAATGGATGCTATGAGAAAAGTTCCAAATAGTTTTGTTAGAACTACTTTTATAGTTGGTCACCCGGGGGAAACACAAGAAGATTTTGAAGAACTTTGTAAATATGTAAAAGAGTATAAATTTGATAGAGCAAATGTATTTTCTTATTCTGATGAAGAGGGGACTAGTGCTTATGATAGAATTGATAAGATTCCACAAGAACTTATAGATTCAAGAGCAGAGATATTAGGTGAAATTATCTCTGAAACTACAAATAACTCTTTAGAAAATGAAATTGGAAAAGAGTTTGAAGTTTACATTGATGGAGAAAGTGATGAACATGAATATCTATTAAGTGCAAGAAAAACAACTTGGGCACCAGATATTGATGGAGAAATCTACATTAATGATAATGAATTGTATGATGAAAAAAATCCAAAACAATTAGAATTTGGAAAAATTTATAGAGTAAAAATAACAGAACTTGCTGGAGATAAACTTTTAGCTACTGTTATAAAATAATATGAATCTAAATTTCAAAAAAATCGATACCAAAAGAAATCTATTAGCATTTTCTGCTGGTGTTGATTCAACTGCACTATTCTTCCTGCTTTTAGAAAAAAAGATCCCTTTTGATATAGCAATTGTAAATTACAATCAAAGAGAGCAATCAAAAGCTGAAGTTGAATATGCGAAAGAATTAGCAAATAGATATGAAAAAAAGATTTATATAAAAGATGTAAAACTAAACAATATTTCAAATTTTGAAAAAAAAGCTAGAGATATTAGATATGATTTTTTTGAACAATTAATAAAAGAAAACAATTATGAAACTCTTATAACTGCCCATCAATTAAATGATAAACTTGAATGGTTTCTAATGCAGTTAAGTCGTGGAGCAGGACTTCTTGAACTTATAGCTTTTGATAAAATAACACAAAAAGATTCATACAAAATATATAGACCTCTTTTAGATATTACAAAAATACAACTGCAAGAATATCTAGATAAAAAAAATATACAATACTTTATAGATATTACAAACTTTGATGAAAAATATAAAAGAAACTATTTTAGAAAAAACTTTTCAAATAAGTTCTTAGATGAATTTCAAGAGGGAATAAAAAGAAGTTTTGAATATCTGAAAAATGATATAGAATCTTTAAGTATTAAAGAGATTCCTGTATATAAAGAAAAAGACTTAGAAGTATTTGAGAACCTAAATGACAATAACCTAAATATAAGGCTTGTAGATTTAAGTTTAAAAAAAAGAGGTATTCTTTTAAGTAAAGCTCAAAGAGATGAGATATTAAAACAAAAAAAATTAGTTATTTCCCACAAAATTTCAATAAGTATAACTCCAAAATATATTTTTATATCACCTTATGAACTTTGTACTATGGATAAAAATTTTAAAGAAAAATGTAGATTGGCAAAGATACCAAAAAATATTAGAGCTTATATTTTTAAAGAAAATATATTAGAAGTATTTGAGTTAATTATTTAAAAATTTTCTTAGTTTTCTATTTTCAACCATATCTTTTCTTGTTTTTTCTTTGTGTTCTTTCAAGAAATTTATATTTTTATAGAAAAGTTCATACAATATTTTAAAGTCTTCATTACTTAGTTCAAAATCTGTAATTTTTGTTTCTGTAAGATATTTTTCATTCCATCGAACAAGACCACTAGCCTTCTCGTAGGAATCTAAAGAATCAATATATATTAATTCTTCAAGAGCCTTTATAGACCAGTTTCCTCTTTCCATGCGTCGATTAAACCTTGTACAACTTTCATTACTTGATTTACTGAATTAATATTATCGTCAATTCCAGCACCGAATAAAGTTTCAATTTGATAAAGATATAAACCATCTAAATAGTAAGATACATCTCCACCTTCAAAATCTAGTACATTTCTAAGTTCATCAAAAATTGCTACTGATTTATTTATATATTTAAACTTTGTTTCAATATCGCCACTTTCCATTGAAGATTTTACAAAAGAAAGATATTTTAGTAAGCCTTCATATAGCTTTAATATTAATAAATATGGATCATCAGACACTGCATTTTGCTGTTGATATGCTTCAATTCCCATAAGATAACTCCATAAATTTATATTGAACAAAAAGTATATTATATAAATACTTAAAAAAAGTTATATTTAGAAAAATATATCCTATATTAGAAAAATTATTTTTCTAAAATGGCCAAAACATTTGAATAATACTTAATCCCCAAGGTATTTGCATAACATTTTGTTCTTGTCCATCTTTTGAATAAAGAATTTTTAAATTTGCTATCTGAGAAGATGAAACAGAATTATCAGCTGTAATATCATATGGTCTGATTACTCCTGTTAGAATTAAAGATTGTTTTTGTCCATCTATTAACATCTCTTTTGTAGCTTTAATAAAATAGTTTCCATTTTGATATACTTCTTGAATAATAGCAGAAACTGTCGTTGCAAAATCTTCACTCAGCTTAGTTTTTACTTCACCTTTATTGTCTATTGCAGAATTTGTTTCAAAACCTAAATCAGTAAAAGGATTTATTTTGTTTGCTAACCTCTCAGCGAAACCACCTTCTGTACCTGCGGTAGCAACTCCTCCACCAAATGAATTACTTCTATCTGAACTAGTTTCTCTTTTGTTATTTGTATTAGAAGATAAAGATTCATCAATCTTAACTTGTAAAATATCTCCAATTTGTAAATCTTTTTTATCTGCAAATAAAGATGGTCCTTTTATAGAATATAAGGAACCTTTATTTTTTCTAACAACTGGTTGTGCTTTAGGTACTTGTTCTTTGGGTTTAGAAAATTCTATTTCTGGGTTTTGTGATACACACCCAACTAGAAGAAAAGGGATAAGAGATAAAAATATATATTTAATTTGCATTATATTTACTTTCAATTACATATTTTAAATCAATCGCAATTTTTATATCTTTTAAATCTTTTTTGATTAAAGCAGCACTTCCATATCTTACAGTTAATGCATCTAAGTTAGTATCTGGGTCTACAACAATCAATGCCCTATTTGATACAATCTTTACATCAATAACCTTTCTTTGACCAATCAAGTCTACTGCTGTCTCAATCTCTCTATAAATTACTCGCTCTAATTTTTTAGCACTTTCATTTTTTTCATTAATCTCTATTTGTTTTAATTTTTTTTCACTTTCTAACTGTTCACGTTTTGTGTATTCTTCACTCATGTGAAAATAGTATGCAATAAGCATTACAACTAGTGCACCTATTGAAAGGAGCTTTATTAAAGCTCTTTTCTTACTATTTGTTTTAACAGCTACTATCATTTTTCTATTTTATTACAAATGAAGTAAACAATATTTGTTTAACATTATTCTTTTGGATATCATCATTATTTGAAGTAACTTCATTTATAATTGAATTAATATCATCTAGTAATTCTTCTTTTAAAAGTGCTTTTCCACCTACAGTTAAAAGTTCTTCTGAACTTCTAGAACTAATTTGTGCTATAACTGAATCAACAATTTCTGGTTTATACTCCTCAACAATTGCTTCAATTGTAGGTTCTGTACTTTTTATAGAGAATGATAATTTCATCAATTTTTCTCTACCTTTTGCGTTTGTAATATTTAAAACTAAATCATTTATACTTGTTTTATAAGTTTCATTTGAATTAGTACTTTCTTGCTTTTGTACTTGTTCTTGACCATTTTGATTTTGACCATTTAACACACCACTAGAAACTAATAAATACCCTCCAATACCAACTGCTGCTAAAAGTATTACAACTAATACAACAAGTACAATAATTAAACCTTTTCCTCCACCAGATTGTTTTACTTCTTCATTTTCATCAGCCATATTATTTATCCTTCTTCATTATTATTTACTTTATAGTCCTTTAACATTTGTGTTAATATTGAAGCATTTTTAGGACTTATATATTTCATCAAAGATGTTATATTTTTATCTTTTAATCTTAAGATTATATCAAAAACATCTTCAATTTTTCCCTCAATAATCATTTGATTAAAAATTTCTGCAGCAATTTTTGGTTTCATTTTATTATAAATATTTGCTGTTTTACTATCAACTTCACCTTTAATATTTTGTAATAATTCTTTATTTTCATCTCTTAAAGCTTGAATATCTTTTTTCTCTTTTTCAACTTTTGCTAACAGAGTTTCTAACTCTTTTTTTCTTACTTGATACTCTTTTTCTTTTTTATTATAAAAAGTATTCAAATCTTTTTTTAGTTCTTTTATTTCAATTTTTTGTTTAATTAAACTTGCACTACTAACCTCTTGAGCATTAACACTTATAATAACAAAAAATAACAAAAGTAAAACTTTAAATAATCTCATTTTCTCAACCTGTAATATATTTACTCTGTATATATTCATTTGATGCTTCCTCTTCTGCAACTAAGATTTGCCTCAATTGTTCTTGTTGTTGCTCTTCTAAAATATATTTAAACTGTTCACTCTCTTTTTGAAGCTCAATAATCTCTTTATTTAATATATCCATTTCTTTATTTAAAATAACTTTCTCTTCTTCAAGTTTTTTAATATGTAACTTCATAGTATTTTTATGAATTTGTAAAATTGCAAAATCTGAAACTGCCCCATATTTTTCTACACTTGTAGTATTGATTTTATTTTCGGTAAACATAATTTCATCATTGATGTGACTTATTTTAGAAAGAATTTGACCTTTTTCCATCATTTTTTGGTCTGTTTGCATTTTTTTTAATTCATAAAGTTTTTCTATCATTTTATTGTCCAAAAACCAAAATCAAATCCCATAAATCTTTTGTATATGTCTCAATGTTATCTCCAATCCAAGGTAAAGATATAAGAACAAATACTGATACAAATATAATTTTAGGAACAAAAGATAAAGATGCATCTGAAACTTGTGTAACAGCTTGAAATATTGAAATCACTAATCCAATTACCATACTAACAATTAATGAAGGTAATCCTAAAATTAGAATGATTTTAACTGTGCTTTCTGCAATTCCTATTAAATCCATACTAATCTTTTACTTTAATAGTTATCTCCAGTGTTTTATTATTAAGAAGTTGAGAAATTAGTTTTGCAATATCATCAGCACTAGAACTACCTAAATTTAAACTCTGTGAATCATTTTCTTTTTTTTCTATAGGGGTATTAATACTTGTGTTTTTTACTGGCATTGGTTCAGTATCCACTCCATCTAACGCTGCTAATAAATCTGCTTCATTTAATGAATCAAATTCTGAAAACTCATCTGCCATTTCAACTCCTTGATTTATATTCTCTTCTTCGAAATTATTATCATTTATATTTTCATTTTTATCAACTTCTATATTACCAAAATCTTCTTCAAAACTCAAATCTTTTAAAGCTGCTTCATCTTCTTCTAAACTATCATCTTCTTCAACTAAATCATCTAGCTCATCAAGTAAGGAATCGTTTAATAAAGGGTCATTTAATAAAGGATTTTCTTTTTCATCTTCTATTAATGATCCCATATCATCCTCTTCAATCATAGAAGATATATCATCTATTTGTTCAATCTTTGCTTCTTCTTCACTTGGACTCAATAACTCTTTAAGTTCATCATCTAATTGAATATAATCATTAGAATCTTCATTATCATAAGCATCTTCAACAATCTCTACAATTGATTCTTGAATTCTTTCAGATTCATTATTATCTATTGATGCATCTAATTTATTTTTTATATGGTTTGAAAGTTCTTCCAAAGAATCTACTGATATATCACCAATTCCATGATCTAGTAAATATTCTTGTTCAATACCATCCTTAGGTTTAAAAAGCTTGATTTTATTATTTAATGAGTTTTTCTTAATAATTTTAGAATCATCAATCAAATAAATATTATTTGGATTATCTTCGATTGCATTTTTTAAGTCTTCTAGAGTATCAAGATCTATTACTTCCCCATTATCACCCAATCTAAATTTTATATTAGAATGTTCTAACAGTTCATGTATATCTTTTTTAAAATCATCACTACCGTAAATATAAATAATCAAAAGATATCCTAATATTATTTTTTGCTTGATTATACCTATATTTTATATAATTTTAGATAAAATTTAAACAACTATGTCTGAGGTGCAAAATTGAGATTTCTTATAACGTTAATTTTCATTGTTAATTCAGTTTTTGCTGTAACAATAAAAGATATATCAAATATTGTAGGAATAAGAGATAACCAACTTATTGGTTATGGACTTGTAGTTGGACTTGCAGGAACTGGTGATAAATCACAGTTTACAATGCAAAGTTTACAAAATTTACTTAGAAATTCATATATTAAAATTCCTACATCATCGATTAAATCAAAAAATATAGCAGCAGTTATGGTCACTGCTGAATTACCTCCTTTTTCAAGACAAGGTGATAAAATAAAAATTAAAGTTTCAGCAATTGGTGATGCAAAATCAATAGACCATGGAGAGTTACTTTTAACTCAATTAAAAGCTGTTGATGGTCAAGTCTATGCTTTAGCTCAGGGAACTATCGTTGCCGATGCAAAAAACAATACTACAGGTTTTATTTATGATGGAGCTACTATAGAAAATGAAGTAGATTACTCTTTACAAAATGAAAACTCTATAACTTTAAGTCTCTTAAAAAATGATGCTAAACAAGCCTATGAGATTGAAAAAAGGATAAATGAAACTTTTGGTGCAAGACTAGCTATGGCTACAGATACAAGAACTGTGGAAGTTAAAAAACCTCGAAATATTTCAACTGTAAAATTTATATCTGATGTTCAAAGTATCCAATTAGATTCTGATTTTAAAAAGAAAATTATTATAGATATGCAAAGAGAAACAATAATTGCTGGAGCTGATATTCAGATTGATCCAGTAACTGTTGCAAGAGAAAATTTTACTATTAGAATAAAAAAATCTGCATTAAATGAAAAAGAATGGGATGATCCACAACAAAACCCAGGTAGAGATATTGGTGATGATGTAAAACTTGATAATAAGCCAGTTGCTGTTAATATTGACAATACTCTTTTAAATAGTAAAAGCACTCCAACAGTATCTGATTTAGTTAGAGCAATGAAAGTTATGCAACTTCCTATGACAGATATTATTGATACTATTAAAATGATAAAAGAATTAGGTGCATTAAACGTTGAATTGGAAATAAGAGGATAAAATGGCTGAATTTTTAAGTCAAGATGAGATTGATGCACTTTTAGATATTGCTGAAGCTGGTGAAGAGATTGATACTAATGCTGATGAGCAAATTATATCTAAAGAAAAAAATTACTCAATTTATGATTTTAAAAAACCAAATAGAATCTCAAATGAGCAATTTAAAGCATTTTCAACCCTACATGATAAAATGCTAAGAGATTTGATTACAGACCTTTCAGCCATGCTTAGAAAAGTTGTTGATATTAAATTATACTCTATTGAACAAATGACATACGGAGAGTTTATACTTTCTATTCCTCAATTAACTTCTCTTAATACTTTATCAATTAAACCTCTTGATGGAAGAATTGTTGTTGAGTGTAACCCTGGAATTTCTCACAAGATTATTGCTGAACTATTAGGTAGTGGTGCAGTTGCTGCAAGCGATAATTTGGATAGAGAATTAACAGAAATTGAAGTTAATATATTTGAACACTTTTATAAAATGTTTGTAAAACACATGTATAAAGCTTGGCAAGAGATTACTACACTAAATTTTAAAATTGAATCAAGGGATACAAATGCCAATGCTATCCAAATTATCTCAGACCATGAAATTGTACTTTTAGTTGTACTTGAGATTACAATTGA is a window of Halarcobacter sp. DNA encoding:
- a CDS encoding flagellar biosynthetic protein FliQ → MDLIGIAESTVKIILILGLPSLIVSMVIGLVISIFQAVTQVSDASLSFVPKIIFVSVFVLISLPWIGDNIETYTKDLWDLILVFGQ
- a CDS encoding flagellar basal body L-ring protein FlgH; the protein is MQIKYIFLSLIPFLLVGCVSQNPEIEFSKPKEQVPKAQPVVRKNKGSLYSIKGPSLFADKKDLQIGDILQVKIDESLSSNTNNKRETSSDRSNSFGGGVATAGTEGGFAERLANKINPFTDLGFETNSAIDNKGEVKTKLSEDFATTVSAIIQEVYQNGNYFIKATKEMLIDGQKQSLILTGVIRPYDITADNSVSSSQIANLKILYSKDGQEQNVMQIPWGLSIIQMFWPF
- a CDS encoding flagellar basal body P-ring protein FlgI; protein product: MRFLITLIFIVNSVFAVTIKDISNIVGIRDNQLIGYGLVVGLAGTGDKSQFTMQSLQNLLRNSYIKIPTSSIKSKNIAAVMVTAELPPFSRQGDKIKIKVSAIGDAKSIDHGELLLTQLKAVDGQVYALAQGTIVADAKNNTTGFIYDGATIENEVDYSLQNENSITLSLLKNDAKQAYEIEKRINETFGARLAMATDTRTVEVKKPRNISTVKFISDVQSIQLDSDFKKKIIIDMQRETIIAGADIQIDPVTVARENFTIRIKKSALNEKEWDDPQQNPGRDIGDDVKLDNKPVAVNIDNTLLNSKSTPTVSDLVRAMKVMQLPMTDIIDTIKMIKELGALNVELEIRG
- the fliM gene encoding flagellar motor switch protein FliM, producing MAEFLSQDEIDALLDIAEAGEEIDTNADEQIISKEKNYSIYDFKKPNRISNEQFKAFSTLHDKMLRDLITDLSAMLRKVVDIKLYSIEQMTYGEFILSIPQLTSLNTLSIKPLDGRIVVECNPGISHKIIAELLGSGAVAASDNLDRELTEIEVNIFEHFYKMFVKHMYKAWQEITTLNFKIESRDTNANAIQIISDHEIVLLVVLEITIDEESGFLSICYPIAYIEPLLNKIVEKMFNEGKNKKASRKPDITTLISGAKMNVEAIMAETELTVGELLKLKTNDIIVFNKNATSSSSKIYINSTEKFLGVSGVSSNRKAIQMKANIDHEKQETLEILRNMREERIKKAEESNANIKRLLRERNLETSKSPSN
- the fliL gene encoding flagellar basal body-associated FliL family protein → MADENEEVKQSGGGKGLIIVLVVLVVILLAAVGIGGYLLVSSGVLNGQNQNGQEQVQKQESTNSNETYKTSINDLVLNITNAKGREKLMKLSFSIKSTEPTIEAIVEEYKPEIVDSVIAQISSRSSEELLTVGGKALLKEELLDDINSIINEVTSNNDDIQKNNVKQILFTSFVIK